One part of the Anopheles coustani chromosome 2, idAnoCousDA_361_x.2, whole genome shotgun sequence genome encodes these proteins:
- the LOC131263799 gene encoding protein phosphatase 1 regulatory subunit 12A isoform X1, whose product MSLDNRNTSAQFKRAEQLKRWEESEMNKKLSGSPKSPSTRRIKFSSGCIFLAACVAGDKEEVEWLLKNGADIDTANVDGLTALHQACIDDNLDMVEFLVQKGADVNRKDNEGWTPLHATASCGFLSIARYLIENGADLAAINSDSELAVDLASSDAMEDLIQHHLDEQGIDCEEARGAEERIMLSDAKKWLRTDSTECDKAHPKTGATAIHVAAGKGYIGVLKLLLEGRGDIDRQDVDGWTPLHAAAYWGQKEATQLLLNASADIDIQNYSGQQAIDIAQDDIVPLLKDARKNVKRTKRRPPSHGNRITDNFENNTETPTKVIRVEVKPIDNNKEKEAKFAVVAGHDDEDGDEEQVASTRKGSEHSQAEEEEEEEDVEEEEEEEEEQDVEVEQEDEEEEEEEEEEEEEDQVDVQEEVLEPKVVHQQQRSAPDVTDSVPLLPAQRRLFAQQQTLVAAHDGDAGKEEEDEESEEVDDNVSVSSEPYSSSNPSADSSVTESETDELLPRPVPIISRPSPLPLTAQIVVPKPRVEENILTPKATTTTAAGNPPPPTAPWRRQRAIPTPVPRQFFENDEDEPSKSASAAAGLPSTRSTDAVDYANLYFTRTRNQVSEKENQPTEPDVILRRTQSFENDEKFYQKYVELRARIQANSCPHTILPSTPINTKTSTASNNNNNSNNNNNNTSTTITTTTTTTSTTTATPASNISSYLVQRSASLKDHRTLRKTTSNLVLGSTTNSPAATTPTGPTTTQLAPTAGTGSSATVSPPTSPSGTPTTTPTSGQIRRSFVPPTRDEESETQRKAHAKRVRETRRSTQGVTLDEIKSAEQLVKKKNNATGGNESDPSTTSASVATATNTSSSSSSSASLSSSLSSTTAQPAILHTTSTTSAVNDRVPSMGQTEGSNDQQQQSQRESDNNVPSPHGGANNGTEKDATRDDRASDEVVVSASFTIAAPGSSSSAASTIIDSERESGGGDDGGGGRRRRRSVPEAQEEEDDSKVTVSYTISAPVRHASPNSRTTTGASKEEDARSSDVAAVSATFHVPQPSIAGGTRIRSMSSTEAPPATLSSAAQERPASVSGSISATATIRTPTTAAGGVVSSSDSNINTIGAPSSTNNTNTNTTPATSSGGSGHHNTTTTTSSSSSSYTKRSLFDIDNANSLTLAEKLRHEANKYAITASADGELDSSSGHVVSSATTRVPNSHHLNAPTNSGGVTGDGGVGGEAARETASAPADNSATSAAAATTVPPSPTLRKADPTATATGTTAAERRPSWRLKVDGGSKFKLEDASTPNAATQSFSLAGGSSYESSSTANLAPEHGSTTNTTTKLTASSALAQRRQQNGESDVTVATTGSRPMSGSGLAAGEQYNRVPGSTTSASVASAAVEVATGTGDSSLLNLRRPPKSSIGGGSSSGFGEENKENDKENDSRTAQATQAVIQRRRRQKRRSTGVVPVGMEDLDPDRQDSPVDGEEKERETGSERGRSRVGSTASELDTASNQQQDSSRENGGDFIDYKALYEQEKADNEKLKIALRKKDEEVVTLKAALDRFTTATTKNNSLSELEKRERRAMERKMSEMEEELKLLEALETENQRLKDENGALIRVISKLSR is encoded by the exons GCTTGTATAGATGATAATCTTGACATGGTGGAGTTTCTGGTACAGAAAGGTGCCGACGTGAACAGAAAGGACAATGAAGGCTGGACACCGCTGCACGCGACAGCATCGTGCGG GTTCCTCAGCATAGCGCGTTACCTGATAGAGAATGGCGCTGACCTGGCGGCGATCAACAGTGATAGCGAGCTGGCGGTGGATCTGGCCAGCTCGGACGCAATGGAGGACCTCATACAGCACCATCTCGACGAGCAGGGCATCGACTGCGAGGAGGCGCGCGGTGCGGAGGAACGCATCATGCTGAGCGACGCCAAGAAGTGGCTCCGCACCGACAGCACCGAATGTGATAAGGCGCATCCGAAGACGGGTGCTACCGCGATCCACGTCGCGGCCGGCAAGGGTTACATCGGCGTGCTGAAGCTGCTACTCGAGGGCCGGGGTGACATCGATCGGCAAGACGTGGACGGTTGGACGCCGCTGCATGCGGCCGCGTACTGGGGCCAGAAGGAAGCCACACAGCTGCTGCTCAACGCAAGCGCCGACATTGACATCCAGAACTACAGCGGCCAGCAGGCGATTGACATTGCCCAGGACGATATCGTGCCTTTGCTGAAGGACGCCCGCAAGAACGTGAAGCGGACGAAGCGCAGACCTCCTAGTCACGGAAATAG GATTACGGAtaactttgaaaacaatacGGAAACACCGACCAAGGTGATTCGGGTCGAGGTGAAACCAATCGACAACAACAAGGAAAAGGAAG CCAAATTCGCCGTCGTCGCCGGtcacgacgacgaagacggcGATGAGGAACAAGTGGCATCCACGAGGAAAGGATCGGAGCATTCgcaagcagaagaagaagaagaagaggaagatgttgaggaggaagaggaggaggaggaggaacagGATGTAGAAGTGGAGCAAGAGgacgaggaagaggaggaggaagaagaagaggaggaggaggaggatcaGGTGGACGTACAGGAAGAAGTCCTGGAACCGAAGGTAGTCCATCAACAACAGCGTTCTGCACCGGATGTTACGGATTCCGTGCCGCTTCTGCCTGCGCAAAGACGACTGTTTGCCCAGCAACAAACGTTGGTGGCCGCGCACGACGGGGACGCAGGAAAAGAGGAAGAAGACGAAGAGTCGGAAGAGGTGGACGATAATGTTAGCGTCTCGTCGGAACCATATTCCTCCTCCAATCCGTCAGCTGATAGTAGCGTAACCGAGTCCGAAACAG ACGAACTTCTGCCGCGGCCAGTGCCGATTATTTCGCGCCCATCGCCGTTACCACTGACGGCACAAATTGTGGTCCCGAAGCCAC GCGTTGAAGAAAACATCCTCACTCCGAAAGCGACCACTACTACTGCCGCTGGCAATCCTCCTCCACCGACGGCACCGTGGCGCCGGCAGCGTGCCATCCCGACACCTGTTCCGCGCCAGTTTTTCGAGAACGATGAAGACGAACCGAGCAAATCagcgtcagcagcagcaggactaCCTTCCACTCGATCGACCGATGCCGTTGACTACGCTAACCTCTATTTCACACGCACCCGTAACC AAGtttcggaaaaagaaaaccagccAACCGAACCGGATGTGATATTGCGGAGGACCCAGAGCTTcgaaaacgatgaaaa GTTCTACCAGAAGTACGTTGAGCTGCGGGCACGAATACAGGCTAACTCATGTCCTCACACGATCCTTCCATCGACGCCCATTAACACTAAAACCAGTACCGcctcgaacaacaacaacaacagcaacaacaataacaacaacacaagTACAACGATAACTACAACGACTACTACTACGTCGACCACTACGGCGACGCCAGCATCGAACATTTCGTCGTACCTTGTGCAGCGGTCGGCTTCACTGAAGGATCATCGAACGTTAAG gAAAACAACCAGCAACTTGGTGTTGGGTAGTACCACTAACTCCCCCGCCGCAACAACACCGACCGGACCTACAACGACGCAACTGGCCCCAACGGCTGGTACGGGAAGTTCCGCCACGGTCTCACCACCGACCAGCCCCTCCGGAACACCGACAACGACTCCCACTTCCGGGCAGATCAGAAG ATCATTTGTACCACCGACGAGAGACGAAGAAAGTGAAACCCAACGAAAGGCTCACGCAAAGCGGGTGCGCGAGACGCGTCGCTCGACCCAGGGAGTGACACTCGACGAGATCAAGAGCGCCGAACAGTtggtcaagaagaagaacaatgCTACCGGAGGCAACGAG AGCGACCCGTCGACGACATCTGCGAGCGTGGCCACAGCAACGAACACATCATCATCCTcctcatcatcagcatcactaTCATCTTCATTATCATCCACCACTGCACAGCCGGCAATCCTTCACACCACGTCAACGACGTCCGCCGTCAACGATCGTGTCCCTTCGATGGGGCAGACTGAGGGTAGCAatgatcagcagcagcagtcgcagcGGGAGTCAGACAATAATGTTCCTTCGCCACACGGCGGTGCTAACAATGGTACCGAAAAAGATGCAACTCGCGACGATAGGGCATCGGATGAGGTGGTGGTATCGGCCAGTTTCACGATAGCGGCACCGGGCTCATCGTCATCCGCTGCAAGCACTATCATCGACAGCGAGCGGGAAAGTGGAGGAGGCGACGATGGCGGTGGTGGAAGACGACGGCGTCGAAGTGTACCCGAAGCgcaggaagaggaggacgATAGCAAAGTGACAGTCTCCTACACTATCAGTGCGCCGGTAAGGCATGCATCACCCAACTCCAGGACAACAACTGGCGCTTCGAAGGAGGAGGACGCACGATCGTCGGATGTTGCGGCCGTATCGGCAACGTTTCACGTACCGCAGCCATCGATTGCCGGAGGTACACGGATCAGATCGATGTCTTCGACAGAAGCACCGCCGGCGACGCTTTCGTCTGCGGCCCAAGAACGACCGGCAAGCGTCAGTGGTAGCATATCCGCCACGGCAACCATACGCACGCCAACCACAGCAGCAGGGGGTGTCGTGAGTAGTAGCGATAGTAATATCAACACCATCGGTGCGCCCTCTAGtaccaacaacaccaacaccaacaccacacCCGCGACGAGCAGCGGTGGCAGTGGCCatcacaacacaacaacaacaacctcctcctcatcctcctcgTACACTAAACGTTCACTGTTCGATATCGATAACGCCAACTCACTAACCCTGGCCGAAAAGCTACGCCATGAGGCCAATAAGTACGCCATCACGGCGTCGGCCGACGGCGAGCTGGACAGCAGCAGTGGCCATGTGGTGTCGTCCGCCACCACCCGTGTGCCAAATAGCCACCACTTAAATGCTCCTACTAACTCGGGTGGCGTTACCGGCGACGGTGGTGTCGGCGGGGAAGCAGCCAGAGAGACCGCCAGTGCACCTGCAGACAATAGTGCCACGAGTGCGGCTGCTGCTACCACCGTGCCGCCGTCACCGACGTTGCGGAAGGCCGATCCCACGGCAACAGCCACGGGTACCACCGCAGCCGAACGGAGACCCTCGTGGCGGTTGAAAGTGGACGGTGGCAGTAAG TTCAAACTGGAAGATGCGTCCACACCGAATGCCGCCACTCAATCATTTTCGCTGGCTGGCGGGTCATCGTACGAATCCTCCTCGACCGCCAACCTAGCGCCAGAGCACGGTTCTACTACTAACACTACTACTAAGCTCACCGCGTCATCGGCACTGGCACAACGAAGGCAGCAGAATGGTGAGAGCGACGTCACCGTCGCCACCACCGGATCCCGACCGATGTCAGGATCGGGCCTGGCTGCGGGTGAGCAGTACAACCGGGTTCCTGGCAGCACCACGTCCGCTTCCGTGGCTTCGGCAGCCGTAGAGGTAGCGACCGGTACCGGGGACTCTAGTCTACTCAATCTGCGAAGGCCGCCCAAGTCATCCATCGGTGGTGGCAGTTCCTCCGGGTTTGGCGAGGAgaataaagagaatgataagGAGAATGACAGCCGCACGGCGCAGGCTACGCAGGCCGTCATCCAGCGACGCCGGCGACAAAAACGTCGCTCGACCGGTGTGGTACCTGTCGGCATGGAG GATCTGGATCCCGATAGACAAGATTCTCCGGTCGATGGTGAAGAAAAAGAG cgcGAA ACTGGCTCAGAACGGGGACGATCGCGCGTCGGTTCGACCGCATCGGAGTTGGATACCGCCAGCAACCAGCAGCAGGACTCGTCGCGGGAAAATGGGGGCGATTTCATCGACTACAAAGCTCTCTACGAACAGGAAAA GGCCGACAATGAAAAGCTTAAGATCGCTCTAAGAAAGAAGGACGAGGAGGTGGTAACGCTTAAGGCAGCCCTCGATCGATTTACTACAGCG ACCACCAAAAACAACTCACTGTCCGAGCTGGAGAAACGCGAACGACGCGCCATGGAGCGGAAGATGTCCGAGATGGAGGAGGAGCTAAAG CTTCTGGAGGCCCTCGAAACGGAAAACCAGCGCCTTAAGGATGAGAACGGTGCCCTCATCCGAGTCATCAGTAAACTCAGCCGATAA
- the LOC131263799 gene encoding protein phosphatase 1 regulatory subunit 12B isoform X2: MSLDNRNTSAQFKRAEQLKRWEESEMNKKLSGSPKSPSTRRIKFSSGCIFLAACVAGDKEEVEWLLKNGADIDTANVDGLTALHQACIDDNLDMVEFLVQKGADVNRKDNEGWTPLHATASCGFLSIARYLIENGADLAAINSDSELAVDLASSDAMEDLIQHHLDEQGIDCEEARGAEERIMLSDAKKWLRTDSTECDKAHPKTGATAIHVAAGKGYIGVLKLLLEGRGDIDRQDVDGWTPLHAAAYWGQKEATQLLLNASADIDIQNYSGQQAIDIAQDDIVPLLKDARKNVKRTKRRPPSHGNRITDNFENNTETPTKVIRVEVKPIDNNKEKEEVSEKENQPTEPDVILRRTQSFENDEKFYQKYVELRARIQANSCPHTILPSTPINTKTSTASNNNNNSNNNNNNTSTTITTTTTTTSTTTATPASNISSYLVQRSASLKDHRTLRKTTSNLVLGSTTNSPAATTPTGPTTTQLAPTAGTGSSATVSPPTSPSGTPTTTPTSGQIRRSFVPPTRDEESETQRKAHAKRVRETRRSTQGVTLDEIKSAEQLVKKKNNATGGNESDPSTTSASVATATNTSSSSSSSASLSSSLSSTTAQPAILHTTSTTSAVNDRVPSMGQTEGSNDQQQQSQRESDNNVPSPHGGANNGTEKDATRDDRASDEVVVSASFTIAAPGSSSSAASTIIDSERESGGGDDGGGGRRRRRSVPEAQEEEDDSKVTVSYTISAPVRHASPNSRTTTGASKEEDARSSDVAAVSATFHVPQPSIAGGTRIRSMSSTEAPPATLSSAAQERPASVSGSISATATIRTPTTAAGGVVSSSDSNINTIGAPSSTNNTNTNTTPATSSGGSGHHNTTTTTSSSSSSYTKRSLFDIDNANSLTLAEKLRHEANKYAITASADGELDSSSGHVVSSATTRVPNSHHLNAPTNSGGVTGDGGVGGEAARETASAPADNSATSAAAATTVPPSPTLRKADPTATATGTTAAERRPSWRLKVDGGSKFKLEDASTPNAATQSFSLAGGSSYESSSTANLAPEHGSTTNTTTKLTASSALAQRRQQNGESDVTVATTGSRPMSGSGLAAGEQYNRVPGSTTSASVASAAVEVATGTGDSSLLNLRRPPKSSIGGGSSSGFGEENKENDKENDSRTAQATQAVIQRRRRQKRRSTGVVPVGMEDLDPDRQDSPVDGEEKETGSERGRSRVGSTASELDTASNQQQDSSRENGGDFIDYKALYEQEKADNEKLKIALRKKDEEVVTLKAALDRFTTATTKNNSLSELEKRERRAMERKMSEMEEELKLLQKYKTENERLRAENRALTRVVSKLTTSAQNQLQSNANKQ, encoded by the exons GCTTGTATAGATGATAATCTTGACATGGTGGAGTTTCTGGTACAGAAAGGTGCCGACGTGAACAGAAAGGACAATGAAGGCTGGACACCGCTGCACGCGACAGCATCGTGCGG GTTCCTCAGCATAGCGCGTTACCTGATAGAGAATGGCGCTGACCTGGCGGCGATCAACAGTGATAGCGAGCTGGCGGTGGATCTGGCCAGCTCGGACGCAATGGAGGACCTCATACAGCACCATCTCGACGAGCAGGGCATCGACTGCGAGGAGGCGCGCGGTGCGGAGGAACGCATCATGCTGAGCGACGCCAAGAAGTGGCTCCGCACCGACAGCACCGAATGTGATAAGGCGCATCCGAAGACGGGTGCTACCGCGATCCACGTCGCGGCCGGCAAGGGTTACATCGGCGTGCTGAAGCTGCTACTCGAGGGCCGGGGTGACATCGATCGGCAAGACGTGGACGGTTGGACGCCGCTGCATGCGGCCGCGTACTGGGGCCAGAAGGAAGCCACACAGCTGCTGCTCAACGCAAGCGCCGACATTGACATCCAGAACTACAGCGGCCAGCAGGCGATTGACATTGCCCAGGACGATATCGTGCCTTTGCTGAAGGACGCCCGCAAGAACGTGAAGCGGACGAAGCGCAGACCTCCTAGTCACGGAAATAG GATTACGGAtaactttgaaaacaatacGGAAACACCGACCAAGGTGATTCGGGTCGAGGTGAAACCAATCGACAACAACAAGGAAAAGGAAG AAGtttcggaaaaagaaaaccagccAACCGAACCGGATGTGATATTGCGGAGGACCCAGAGCTTcgaaaacgatgaaaa GTTCTACCAGAAGTACGTTGAGCTGCGGGCACGAATACAGGCTAACTCATGTCCTCACACGATCCTTCCATCGACGCCCATTAACACTAAAACCAGTACCGcctcgaacaacaacaacaacagcaacaacaataacaacaacacaagTACAACGATAACTACAACGACTACTACTACGTCGACCACTACGGCGACGCCAGCATCGAACATTTCGTCGTACCTTGTGCAGCGGTCGGCTTCACTGAAGGATCATCGAACGTTAAG gAAAACAACCAGCAACTTGGTGTTGGGTAGTACCACTAACTCCCCCGCCGCAACAACACCGACCGGACCTACAACGACGCAACTGGCCCCAACGGCTGGTACGGGAAGTTCCGCCACGGTCTCACCACCGACCAGCCCCTCCGGAACACCGACAACGACTCCCACTTCCGGGCAGATCAGAAG ATCATTTGTACCACCGACGAGAGACGAAGAAAGTGAAACCCAACGAAAGGCTCACGCAAAGCGGGTGCGCGAGACGCGTCGCTCGACCCAGGGAGTGACACTCGACGAGATCAAGAGCGCCGAACAGTtggtcaagaagaagaacaatgCTACCGGAGGCAACGAG AGCGACCCGTCGACGACATCTGCGAGCGTGGCCACAGCAACGAACACATCATCATCCTcctcatcatcagcatcactaTCATCTTCATTATCATCCACCACTGCACAGCCGGCAATCCTTCACACCACGTCAACGACGTCCGCCGTCAACGATCGTGTCCCTTCGATGGGGCAGACTGAGGGTAGCAatgatcagcagcagcagtcgcagcGGGAGTCAGACAATAATGTTCCTTCGCCACACGGCGGTGCTAACAATGGTACCGAAAAAGATGCAACTCGCGACGATAGGGCATCGGATGAGGTGGTGGTATCGGCCAGTTTCACGATAGCGGCACCGGGCTCATCGTCATCCGCTGCAAGCACTATCATCGACAGCGAGCGGGAAAGTGGAGGAGGCGACGATGGCGGTGGTGGAAGACGACGGCGTCGAAGTGTACCCGAAGCgcaggaagaggaggacgATAGCAAAGTGACAGTCTCCTACACTATCAGTGCGCCGGTAAGGCATGCATCACCCAACTCCAGGACAACAACTGGCGCTTCGAAGGAGGAGGACGCACGATCGTCGGATGTTGCGGCCGTATCGGCAACGTTTCACGTACCGCAGCCATCGATTGCCGGAGGTACACGGATCAGATCGATGTCTTCGACAGAAGCACCGCCGGCGACGCTTTCGTCTGCGGCCCAAGAACGACCGGCAAGCGTCAGTGGTAGCATATCCGCCACGGCAACCATACGCACGCCAACCACAGCAGCAGGGGGTGTCGTGAGTAGTAGCGATAGTAATATCAACACCATCGGTGCGCCCTCTAGtaccaacaacaccaacaccaacaccacacCCGCGACGAGCAGCGGTGGCAGTGGCCatcacaacacaacaacaacaacctcctcctcatcctcctcgTACACTAAACGTTCACTGTTCGATATCGATAACGCCAACTCACTAACCCTGGCCGAAAAGCTACGCCATGAGGCCAATAAGTACGCCATCACGGCGTCGGCCGACGGCGAGCTGGACAGCAGCAGTGGCCATGTGGTGTCGTCCGCCACCACCCGTGTGCCAAATAGCCACCACTTAAATGCTCCTACTAACTCGGGTGGCGTTACCGGCGACGGTGGTGTCGGCGGGGAAGCAGCCAGAGAGACCGCCAGTGCACCTGCAGACAATAGTGCCACGAGTGCGGCTGCTGCTACCACCGTGCCGCCGTCACCGACGTTGCGGAAGGCCGATCCCACGGCAACAGCCACGGGTACCACCGCAGCCGAACGGAGACCCTCGTGGCGGTTGAAAGTGGACGGTGGCAGTAAG TTCAAACTGGAAGATGCGTCCACACCGAATGCCGCCACTCAATCATTTTCGCTGGCTGGCGGGTCATCGTACGAATCCTCCTCGACCGCCAACCTAGCGCCAGAGCACGGTTCTACTACTAACACTACTACTAAGCTCACCGCGTCATCGGCACTGGCACAACGAAGGCAGCAGAATGGTGAGAGCGACGTCACCGTCGCCACCACCGGATCCCGACCGATGTCAGGATCGGGCCTGGCTGCGGGTGAGCAGTACAACCGGGTTCCTGGCAGCACCACGTCCGCTTCCGTGGCTTCGGCAGCCGTAGAGGTAGCGACCGGTACCGGGGACTCTAGTCTACTCAATCTGCGAAGGCCGCCCAAGTCATCCATCGGTGGTGGCAGTTCCTCCGGGTTTGGCGAGGAgaataaagagaatgataagGAGAATGACAGCCGCACGGCGCAGGCTACGCAGGCCGTCATCCAGCGACGCCGGCGACAAAAACGTCGCTCGACCGGTGTGGTACCTGTCGGCATGGAG GATCTGGATCCCGATAGACAAGATTCTCCGGTCGATGGTGAAGAAAAAGAG ACTGGCTCAGAACGGGGACGATCGCGCGTCGGTTCGACCGCATCGGAGTTGGATACCGCCAGCAACCAGCAGCAGGACTCGTCGCGGGAAAATGGGGGCGATTTCATCGACTACAAAGCTCTCTACGAACAGGAAAA GGCCGACAATGAAAAGCTTAAGATCGCTCTAAGAAAGAAGGACGAGGAGGTGGTAACGCTTAAGGCAGCCCTCGATCGATTTACTACAGCG ACCACCAAAAACAACTCACTGTCCGAGCTGGAGAAACGCGAACGACGCGCCATGGAGCGGAAGATGTCCGAGATGGAGGAGGAGCTAAAG CTGCTGCAAAAGTATAAAACCGAGAATGAGCGGCTGCGGGCCGAAAATCGTGCCCTGACACGTGTCGTCTCCAAGCTTACCACTTCGGCGCAGAACCAGCTCCAAAGCAATGCCAATAAGCAATAG